The following are from one region of the Treponema denticola genome:
- a CDS encoding LamG domain-containing protein translates to MEAINYANGSNMTLPADAQIVQGISGNAVYLPAGAGTMPIAGNRNELTISLWRQWDGVVDSAAYRGVFSTANIEAYFDQATDFLTIELAGVKTVTDIKDDQDQTHWCFLFSKNSFFKIYKNAELKAELTAGNYPVDFSEGFTLGGGRTHATFDEVRMYKTVVTEPEIRGLYRLVTKGMQVQQLENIVTEATPKYLGVVETVPDTKTVIITKGEKFGFVDANPGDWVLSGKTIGGWKVGVCYKWSGAQWLNLEPEVNYAKEYQSCLVHMFQIEELKQQTGHFGALFAQMLVTQEAFIKKLSGDIAFLNSLIVKKLHIDTDNTTHQDFEAWFDELNGLKIRNKGEEIFRVDTNGNIYIKGASATLNKLIAPTLEQDPIDTVFGEIWFRKDI, encoded by the coding sequence ATGGAAGCAATCAACTACGCAAACGGCTCAAACATGACACTTCCCGCCGACGCTCAAATCGTTCAAGGCATCTCCGGCAATGCCGTTTATTTACCGGCTGGGGCAGGAACTATGCCGATTGCCGGAAACAGAAACGAGCTTACTATTTCTCTTTGGAGACAATGGGACGGAGTCGTAGACTCGGCAGCCTATAGGGGTGTTTTTTCAACAGCGAACATTGAAGCCTACTTTGACCAAGCAACAGACTTTTTAACAATCGAACTTGCAGGGGTTAAAACCGTAACCGACATTAAAGACGACCAAGATCAGACGCACTGGTGTTTTCTTTTTTCAAAAAACAGCTTTTTTAAAATCTACAAAAACGCAGAATTAAAAGCGGAACTTACCGCAGGCAATTACCCCGTAGACTTTTCCGAAGGCTTCACGCTGGGAGGAGGAAGAACGCACGCTACTTTTGACGAAGTTAGAATGTATAAGACGGTTGTAACCGAGCCCGAAATCAGGGGTTTATACCGTCTTGTAACGAAAGGCATGCAGGTGCAGCAGCTTGAAAATATCGTTACAGAAGCAACGCCTAAATATCTGGGTGTCGTCGAAACCGTCCCCGATACAAAAACAGTCATCATCACTAAAGGCGAGAAATTCGGATTTGTAGACGCAAACCCCGGCGATTGGGTTCTTTCGGGCAAAACTATAGGCGGCTGGAAGGTCGGCGTGTGCTATAAGTGGAGCGGTGCACAATGGTTAAATCTAGAGCCGGAAGTAAACTATGCAAAAGAGTATCAGTCGTGCTTAGTGCATATGTTCCAGATTGAGGAGCTTAAACAACAAACGGGGCATTTTGGGGCTTTGTTTGCACAAATGCTTGTCACTCAAGAAGCGTTTATAAAGAAGTTATCAGGTGATATTGCTTTTTTGAATAGCCTAATTGTAAAGAAATTACATATCGATACGGACAATACAACACATCAAGACTTTGAAGCATGGTTTGATGAGCTGAATGGGTTGAAGATTAGGAATAAGGGTGAGGAGATTTTTAGGGTTGATACAAATGGGAACATTTATATAAAAGGAGCCTCGGCAACATTGAATAAGTTAATAGCACCTACACTTGAACAAGACCCAATAGATACCGTCTTTGGAGAGATTTGGTTTAGAAAGGATATATAA